One window from the genome of Haladaptatus paucihalophilus DX253 encodes:
- a CDS encoding bis(5'-nucleosyl)-tetraphosphatase: MAVNATSAGAILFRDTRGRREYLLLKSRPGDWEFPKGGVEGDEELQQTAIREVKEEAGIEDFRLLDGFRDDYSYVFEANGTTIHKTVHLFIAKSYEASAELSTEHRDLQWRDYEQAINTITQDGPRDILRDADEFLDEYEEA; the protein is encoded by the coding sequence ATGGCAGTTAACGCTACGAGCGCGGGTGCGATCCTGTTCAGGGATACCCGCGGTCGACGAGAATACCTCCTCCTCAAAAGCCGACCGGGCGATTGGGAGTTCCCGAAAGGCGGCGTGGAGGGTGACGAAGAGCTACAGCAAACGGCGATACGGGAGGTGAAAGAGGAGGCCGGAATCGAGGACTTTCGGCTCCTCGACGGCTTCCGCGACGACTACAGTTACGTCTTCGAGGCGAACGGGACGACGATTCACAAGACCGTCCACCTGTTCATCGCGAAATCGTACGAGGCCAGCGCGGAACTCTCGACCGAACACCGGGACCTGCAGTGGCGCGACTACGAGCAGGCGATAAACACCATCACGCAGGACGGACCCCGCGACATCCTCCGGGATGCGGACGAGTTCCTCGACGAGTACGAAGAGGCCTGA
- a CDS encoding NUDIX hydrolase, which translates to MSHDVPPDTPREQQTLSLPESKLASLREWAVDGTGLTSAARVRDAAGRIALVKNGWSEGWILPGGGVEPGETPTEAAKREVREETGLDATIGAPLVVLDQSYVAAANGEERFSARYVVYAARSEGDIPDASRLGVHEGEISAAEWFERLPENLHDGDLLRPYLRDEP; encoded by the coding sequence GTGTCTCACGACGTTCCACCGGACACGCCGCGCGAGCAACAGACGCTTTCGCTCCCCGAGTCGAAACTGGCGTCGCTTCGGGAGTGGGCGGTCGACGGCACCGGGTTGACATCGGCGGCGCGGGTCCGCGACGCGGCGGGGCGAATCGCCCTCGTGAAGAACGGGTGGTCCGAGGGATGGATTCTCCCCGGTGGCGGGGTCGAACCCGGCGAAACACCGACGGAAGCCGCGAAGCGCGAAGTGCGCGAGGAGACGGGATTGGATGCTACCATCGGCGCGCCGCTGGTCGTCCTCGACCAATCCTACGTCGCGGCGGCGAACGGGGAGGAACGGTTTTCGGCCCGGTACGTCGTGTACGCCGCTCGTTCGGAGGGAGACATTCCCGACGCGTCGCGGTTGGGCGTGCACGAGGGCGAGATTTCGGCGGCGGAGTGGTTCGAGCGACTACCCGAAAACCTTCACGACGGCGACCTGCTTCGGCCGTATCTCCGGGACGAACCGTGA
- a CDS encoding 2Fe-2S iron-sulfur cluster-binding protein, which produces MTEYTVEFVGTGESIQVSDKQTILNACIEEGIAQEYSCRVGMCLACSAEIVEGDVTQPAARGLTEEESEHYALTCMARPQSDLKLDRGKYPPSIEADAEAMDESAAAADD; this is translated from the coding sequence ATGACCGAGTACACCGTCGAGTTCGTCGGGACCGGCGAATCCATCCAGGTTTCGGACAAACAGACCATCCTCAACGCCTGCATCGAGGAGGGCATCGCGCAGGAGTACTCCTGTCGCGTCGGCATGTGTCTCGCCTGCTCGGCGGAAATCGTCGAGGGCGACGTGACCCAACCCGCCGCTCGCGGATTGACCGAAGAGGAATCCGAACACTACGCGCTCACCTGCATGGCTCGCCCGCAGAGCGACCTGAAACTCGACCGCGGGAAGTATCCGCCGAGCATCGAAGCCGACGCGGAAGCCATGGACGAATCCGCGGCGGCGGCGGACGACTGA
- a CDS encoding amidohydrolase, whose protein sequence is MSQQTSRDRLVSLRRDLHRHPEPAWREFYTTSRIVDELESIGVDELYVGPEVLAQEERMSVPDDDELETWYEQAREAGAREDVLERLDGGNTGAIAVLDRGEGPTVALRVDIDGLLREESTDEDHVPAAEGFRSEHAGAMHACGHDSHITMGIGVLEAIKDSDFEGTFKVLFQPGEEMVAGGKPMAKSGHLDDVDYLLAVHIGLDHPTGEVVAGVDGFLAVDHFLAEFTGQPAHAGGQPNAGENAIQAMATAIQNLYAIPRHEDGPTRINAGQVGGGTATNIIPEQAFIDGEVRGETTELKDYMKERAERVLENAATMHGCSVELSAEGEAPSAESDEGLVEIVHDVSLNTSGVENPIRRDTLGGSEDATYLMQEVQGNGGLAAYVGVGTDHPGGHHTATFDVDEDSLQIGVDLLSTSITEIAQQRP, encoded by the coding sequence ATGAGTCAACAGACCAGCCGCGATAGACTCGTCTCGCTTCGACGTGACCTCCACCGCCACCCGGAACCGGCGTGGCGCGAGTTCTACACCACCTCTCGAATCGTAGACGAACTCGAATCCATCGGCGTGGACGAACTGTACGTCGGTCCCGAGGTGCTCGCACAGGAGGAGCGCATGTCGGTCCCGGACGACGACGAACTCGAAACGTGGTACGAACAGGCGCGCGAAGCGGGTGCACGCGAGGACGTCCTCGAACGACTCGACGGCGGCAACACGGGCGCTATCGCGGTGCTCGACCGCGGCGAGGGTCCGACCGTCGCCCTCCGCGTGGACATCGACGGCCTGCTCCGCGAGGAATCGACCGACGAGGACCACGTTCCCGCCGCTGAAGGGTTCCGCTCCGAGCACGCGGGCGCGATGCACGCGTGCGGGCACGACTCGCACATCACGATGGGAATCGGCGTCTTGGAAGCCATCAAGGACAGCGACTTCGAGGGAACGTTCAAGGTCCTCTTCCAGCCCGGCGAGGAGATGGTCGCCGGTGGCAAGCCGATGGCCAAGAGCGGCCATCTGGACGACGTGGACTACCTCCTCGCGGTTCACATCGGCCTCGACCACCCGACCGGCGAGGTGGTCGCGGGCGTCGATGGGTTCCTCGCGGTGGACCACTTCCTCGCGGAGTTCACCGGCCAACCGGCCCACGCTGGCGGTCAGCCGAACGCGGGCGAGAACGCGATTCAGGCGATGGCGACGGCCATCCAGAACCTCTACGCCATCCCGCGCCACGAGGACGGTCCGACGCGCATCAACGCGGGGCAGGTCGGCGGCGGAACGGCCACGAACATCATCCCGGAGCAGGCGTTCATCGACGGCGAAGTCCGCGGCGAGACGACCGAACTCAAGGACTACATGAAAGAGCGCGCGGAGCGCGTCCTCGAAAACGCGGCGACGATGCACGGTTGTTCCGTCGAACTGAGCGCGGAAGGGGAAGCGCCGAGCGCCGAGAGCGACGAGGGATTGGTCGAAATCGTCCACGACGTGTCCCTGAACACGAGCGGCGTCGAGAACCCGATTCGCCGCGACACGCTCGGCGGGAGCGAGGACGCCACGTATCTGATGCAGGAGGTCCAAGGGAACGGCGGTCTCGCGGCCTACGTCGGCGTCGGAACCGACCACCCCGGTGGCCACCACACCGCGACCTTCGACGTGGACGAGGACAGCCTCCAAATCGGCGTAGACCTCCTCTCGACATCTATCACCGAAATCGCACAGCAACGTCCGTAG
- a CDS encoding YihY/virulence factor BrkB family protein has translation MSVTESIRSVVDIVRERNVTFLAASFAYYAFVSLFPLVLLALAVGTFVGGQEFSNMLIDAASRFLSDEGATVLDRTLQNTSGTAGASVVSIVILLWSSLKLFRGLVIAFEEVYQTFPDVGIVEQVKKGLATLVAVVLGVALMVVVGTVLGSSLVTSIPFVGAIASSGLLLGLVFVFLPLYYVLPPVKMSLREALPGTLFAALGWLVLQAGFQYFLGGSGKYGLTGILGVIIVFLTWLYFAGVILLVGAVVNLVVADRSAATV, from the coding sequence ATGAGCGTCACCGAGTCGATACGGTCGGTCGTCGATATCGTCCGCGAGCGCAACGTCACGTTCCTCGCGGCGAGTTTCGCGTACTACGCGTTCGTCTCCCTGTTCCCGCTCGTCTTGCTCGCGTTGGCCGTCGGGACGTTCGTCGGCGGACAGGAGTTCTCGAACATGCTTATCGACGCCGCCAGTCGATTCCTCTCGGACGAGGGCGCGACCGTTCTCGACCGCACGTTACAGAACACCTCCGGAACCGCGGGCGCGTCGGTCGTGAGTATCGTCATCCTCCTCTGGAGTAGCCTCAAACTGTTTCGCGGCCTCGTCATCGCCTTCGAGGAGGTGTACCAGACGTTCCCGGACGTGGGTATCGTCGAACAGGTGAAAAAGGGCCTCGCGACGCTCGTCGCGGTGGTACTCGGGGTCGCGCTGATGGTCGTCGTCGGGACCGTCCTCGGGTCGTCGCTGGTGACGAGCATCCCGTTCGTGGGTGCCATCGCCAGTTCCGGCCTGCTGTTGGGCCTCGTCTTCGTCTTCCTCCCGCTGTACTACGTCCTCCCCCCGGTGAAGATGTCGCTTCGGGAAGCGCTGCCCGGAACGCTCTTCGCCGCCCTCGGCTGGCTGGTGCTCCAAGCGGGATTCCAGTACTTCCTCGGCGGGTCGGGAAAGTACGGACTCACCGGCATCCTCGGCGTGATAATCGTCTTCCTCACGTGGCTCTACTTCGCGGGCGTCATCTTGCTCGTTGGTGCCGTCGTCAACCTCGTCGTCGCCGACCGGAGCGCGGCGACCGTCTGA
- a CDS encoding aminoglycoside N(3)-acetyltransferase, giving the protein MTEGDAVERTPEPITTERLEADLRDLGLSAGDTVLVHSSLSALGWVSGGAPAAVDALMGVVTAAGTLAMPTHSTQLSDPTHWENPPVPDEWEERIRETSPPFRPELTPTRGMGAIADCFRDYPGVVRSRHPTTSFAAWGADADVVVADHAYDSPLGERSPLARLDELDARVLRLGVDANTSLHLAEYRADYDKSFETNGGPVLEDGERRWVSFEEPESEDDFRDVEAAFEEDHEVRRGRVGEADATLLSQRELVEFGAKWMEENR; this is encoded by the coding sequence ATGACCGAGGGGGATGCGGTCGAGCGAACCCCGGAGCCGATAACGACCGAGCGATTGGAAGCCGACCTCCGCGACCTCGGCCTGTCGGCGGGCGATACCGTCCTCGTTCACTCGTCGCTCTCGGCGCTCGGGTGGGTTTCCGGCGGCGCACCGGCGGCCGTGGACGCGCTCATGGGCGTCGTCACGGCGGCGGGAACGCTCGCCATGCCGACCCACTCGACCCAGCTTTCGGACCCGACGCACTGGGAGAATCCGCCGGTTCCGGACGAGTGGGAGGAGCGCATCAGGGAAACCTCGCCGCCGTTCCGGCCGGAACTCACGCCGACGCGCGGCATGGGCGCAATCGCGGACTGCTTCCGGGACTATCCCGGCGTCGTCCGAAGCCGCCACCCAACGACGTCCTTCGCGGCGTGGGGCGCGGACGCCGACGTCGTGGTCGCGGACCACGCCTACGACTCGCCGCTCGGCGAACGGTCGCCGCTCGCGCGCCTCGACGAACTGGACGCGCGGGTGCTCCGCCTCGGCGTGGACGCGAACACGTCGCTCCATCTGGCGGAGTACCGCGCCGACTACGACAAATCGTTCGAGACGAACGGCGGTCCGGTGCTGGAAGACGGCGAGCGTCGGTGGGTGTCGTTCGAGGAACCCGAAAGCGAGGACGACTTCCGGGACGTCGAGGCGGCGTTCGAGGAGGACCACGAGGTGCGCCGCGGGCGCGTCGGCGAGGCGGACGCGACGCTGCTGTCACAGCGGGAACTGGTCGAGTTCGGGGCGAAGTGGATGGAGGAGAACAGGTAG
- a CDS encoding flavin reductase family protein encodes MEINPETVGSLYRTLAGAVVPRPIAWVSTRSPDGVDNLAPYSFFNVVSVAPPVVMFSPVDGEDGLKDTPTNVRETEEFVVNVVTEPLAEAMNETSATLPHGESEFDHAGLERAESTAVDAPRVADSPVAFECSLYDMVDIGASTMVLGEVEWVHVDDDVTTDGKLDVNKIDAVGRLAGSLYARTDERFSLERPP; translated from the coding sequence ATGGAGATAAATCCGGAGACGGTCGGTTCGCTGTACCGGACGTTGGCTGGTGCCGTCGTCCCGCGCCCCATCGCGTGGGTGAGCACCCGGAGTCCCGACGGCGTGGACAACCTCGCGCCGTACAGCTTTTTCAACGTGGTCAGCGTCGCCCCGCCGGTCGTGATGTTCTCGCCGGTGGACGGCGAGGACGGCCTGAAGGACACGCCGACGAACGTGCGGGAGACGGAGGAGTTCGTCGTCAACGTCGTCACCGAACCGCTCGCCGAGGCGATGAACGAAACCAGCGCGACGCTCCCGCACGGCGAGAGCGAGTTCGACCACGCCGGACTGGAGCGCGCGGAATCGACCGCGGTGGACGCGCCGCGCGTCGCCGATTCGCCGGTCGCCTTCGAGTGTTCGCTGTACGACATGGTGGACATCGGCGCGTCCACGATGGTGCTCGGCGAAGTCGAATGGGTCCACGTGGACGACGACGTGACCACGGACGGAAAGCTCGACGTGAACAAAATCGACGCCGTGGGCCGTCTCGCCGGGAGTCTCTACGCACGAACGGACGAGCGGTTCTCGCTGGAGCGCCCGCCATGA
- a CDS encoding HalOD1 output domain-containing protein: MNGNINDSNDGAVITSSAQTNQYTIYADGEQLSTAVVMALTDITGGDPSDIGVPLYDVIDPDALDNLFSDKHDGSPRTGGKVVFTILDYEVTVQSYGEIVIREQE; the protein is encoded by the coding sequence ATGAACGGGAACATCAACGACAGCAACGACGGTGCAGTTATCACGAGTTCAGCGCAGACGAACCAGTACACTATCTACGCCGACGGGGAACAACTCAGTACCGCGGTCGTCATGGCACTTACGGATATTACCGGGGGAGACCCCAGCGACATCGGGGTACCGCTATACGACGTCATCGACCCCGACGCGCTCGACAATCTATTTAGCGACAAACACGACGGGTCGCCTCGAACGGGTGGAAAAGTCGTCTTCACCATCCTCGACTACGAAGTGACCGTCCAGAGCTACGGCGAGATTGTTATTCGAGAACAGGAATAA
- a CDS encoding Na+/H+ antiporter NhaC family protein, whose product MSSPTDERDEEVEEELAQAEHARHESRIEFYGGTAMSALPIGLFIVWAVFQSGFLGVGSTSGLVVGMLVSLIIGMFFAKGDWKTYANTIFEGMTQRVAATAIVAWLWAGMFAQVLQDGGFVQGLVWAADALHVGASLFPAATFILAALLATGIGTGYGTTIAFTGLFFPAGLVVGANPVLMFGAILSGAVFGDNLAPVSDTTIVSAVTQDSDIGGVVASRFKYALTAAVFALVGYVVAGMMMDGANIAADVSLDSNPIGLIHLVSMGIVIVTAISGRHIVEAISWGLVFAVIVNVVTGLAPIQKMLVFYAPNNGPLASTFGFLPFVQTVAVNADNAGTVGGSLYSGASGFFPLIVLTLLIVAGAQIMIRGGGFEALQNWLLNVVATNVRRAETTMVLGTAGVNAMITINTAAEIAIAPYVARIGKRFNVNGYRRANILDANSSAMGYIFPWGGGVLVGYATMIQLVGSDQFGWFTRSMVVNPAEVWPFVFHGWFLFGVFLISALTGFGLEYVSDRRAEEVARV is encoded by the coding sequence ATGAGTTCGCCAACTGACGAGCGTGACGAAGAAGTCGAAGAGGAGTTAGCGCAAGCAGAACACGCACGACACGAGTCTCGCATCGAGTTCTACGGCGGGACGGCGATGAGCGCGCTACCCATCGGCTTGTTCATCGTCTGGGCCGTGTTCCAGAGCGGTTTCCTCGGCGTCGGGAGCACCTCGGGCCTCGTCGTGGGGATGCTCGTCTCGCTTATCATCGGGATGTTCTTCGCAAAGGGCGACTGGAAAACCTACGCCAACACCATCTTCGAGGGGATGACCCAGCGCGTGGCGGCGACGGCCATCGTCGCGTGGCTCTGGGCGGGCATGTTCGCGCAAGTGTTACAGGACGGCGGGTTCGTCCAAGGACTCGTCTGGGCCGCGGACGCGTTGCACGTCGGCGCGTCGCTGTTCCCGGCGGCGACGTTCATCCTCGCGGCGCTGTTGGCGACGGGCATCGGCACGGGGTACGGGACGACCATCGCGTTTACCGGCCTGTTCTTCCCGGCCGGTCTCGTCGTCGGCGCGAACCCGGTGTTGATGTTCGGCGCGATACTGTCGGGCGCGGTGTTCGGCGACAACCTCGCACCGGTCAGCGACACGACCATCGTGAGCGCTGTGACGCAGGATTCGGACATCGGCGGCGTCGTCGCCTCCCGGTTCAAGTACGCGCTCACCGCGGCGGTGTTCGCGCTGGTCGGCTACGTCGTCGCCGGGATGATGATGGACGGGGCGAACATCGCCGCCGACGTCTCGTTGGACAGCAACCCCATCGGCCTCATCCACCTCGTCTCGATGGGTATCGTCATCGTGACGGCCATCTCGGGTCGTCACATCGTCGAGGCGATTTCGTGGGGACTCGTGTTCGCGGTCATCGTCAACGTCGTCACCGGCCTCGCGCCGATTCAGAAGATGTTGGTGTTCTACGCACCGAACAACGGTCCGCTCGCGAGCACCTTCGGCTTCCTGCCGTTCGTGCAGACCGTCGCCGTGAACGCCGACAACGCGGGGACGGTCGGCGGAAGCCTCTACAGCGGCGCGTCCGGGTTCTTCCCGCTCATCGTCTTGACCCTGCTCATCGTCGCGGGTGCACAGATAATGATCCGCGGCGGCGGCTTCGAGGCGCTCCAGAACTGGCTATTGAACGTCGTCGCGACGAACGTCCGACGTGCGGAGACCACGATGGTCCTCGGCACGGCGGGCGTCAATGCGATGATAACCATCAACACCGCCGCGGAAATCGCCATCGCACCCTACGTCGCCCGCATCGGCAAGCGGTTCAACGTCAACGGCTACCGCCGCGCGAACATCCTCGACGCCAACAGTTCCGCGATGGGCTACATCTTCCCGTGGGGCGGCGGCGTCTTGGTCGGCTACGCCACGATGATTCAACTCGTTGGAAGCGACCAGTTCGGCTGGTTCACCCGGTCGATGGTCGTCAACCCCGCGGAGGTCTGGCCGTTCGTCTTCCACGGCTGGTTCCTGTTCGGCGTGTTCCTGATATCGGCCCTGACCGGGTTCGGACTGGAGTACGTTTCCGACCGCCGCGCAGAGGAGGTGGCGCGGGTATGA
- a CDS encoding DUF7513 family protein, giving the protein MSLLDKYLAGWSFRTNKPEFEAGEEIDVYLTGHRNGTATARVGDTILHVEGAPSNAVDERVRLRVEEFDANEHVGRAAFVEALDGE; this is encoded by the coding sequence ATGAGCCTCCTCGACAAGTATCTCGCCGGGTGGTCGTTCCGGACGAACAAACCCGAGTTCGAAGCGGGCGAGGAGATAGACGTCTACCTCACCGGCCACCGCAACGGGACCGCGACCGCACGTGTCGGCGACACCATCCTTCACGTCGAGGGAGCGCCGTCGAACGCCGTCGACGAGCGCGTCCGGCTTCGAGTCGAGGAGTTCGACGCGAACGAGCACGTCGGACGGGCAGCCTTCGTCGAAGCGCTCGACGGGGAGTAA
- a CDS encoding uS10/mL48 family ribosomal protein translates to MTFITKILLQSGNRPVLDSVVSDIRSLAGRKGADLRGPHSDPPERHRVPQYKTLSGDEGRQFRSWDYTVYTRRLEIVGHNDVSRRVAQMDFPPGIRVEVELEQIQGMGKA, encoded by the coding sequence ATGACCTTCATCACGAAAATACTACTCCAGAGCGGGAACCGTCCCGTTCTCGACAGCGTGGTATCCGACATTCGCTCGCTGGCCGGACGAAAAGGGGCCGACCTTCGCGGACCGCATTCGGACCCGCCGGAGCGACACCGCGTACCGCAGTACAAGACGCTCTCCGGCGACGAAGGGCGACAGTTCCGAAGCTGGGATTACACCGTCTACACCCGACGACTGGAGATCGTCGGTCACAACGACGTCTCCCGCCGCGTCGCCCAGATGGACTTCCCGCCGGGAATCCGCGTCGAGGTCGAACTCGAACAGATTCAGGGCATGGGGAAAGCCTGA
- a CDS encoding geranylgeranyl reductase family protein translates to MSEQYDMVVVGAGTSGCYAAATVAREGYDVAVVERKTEEEAGHIACGDALKGADAFPEAIPKEKLQPAFTNTGVDHGRFEIPREDTVLEIPIPGELAVIDRWEYGRRIIQGAKDAGAEFHYDTVVQDVTQNDDGRVTGVRAIHKGDVVEYESDLLIDAAGALSLLQDKTDFSGTTFDTNVTYSQFCSAYREIIHVDEPVEWDDALVFKPTDRAAGYLWYFPRTSTEINAGLGFQMNEEPMELVDDLKHDLRNRAEFDGATVEDKLGAALPTRRPYDSAVAPGFMAVGDAAGHVNPTTGGGIAGAAYAGKYAGEQAIEALETGDASEHALWEYNRRVMDHFGARYAGLDIYNIFTTAVDVDDLMGMLGALPAEKLSEALYSGSANIGLRLKLQTALDARDHWRLVYDLYKTKKLADEVLDHYDHYPTDPRGLAAWQDVRDDLMDEVYATTGAAPKY, encoded by the coding sequence ATGAGCGAACAGTACGATATGGTCGTCGTCGGTGCGGGGACGTCGGGGTGCTACGCCGCGGCGACCGTGGCCCGCGAGGGGTACGACGTGGCGGTTGTCGAGCGGAAGACGGAGGAAGAAGCGGGCCACATCGCGTGTGGCGACGCCCTGAAGGGGGCCGACGCCTTCCCCGAGGCGATTCCCAAGGAGAAGCTACAACCGGCGTTCACCAACACGGGCGTGGACCACGGGCGATTCGAGATTCCGCGGGAGGACACGGTGCTCGAAATCCCCATCCCCGGCGAACTCGCCGTCATCGACCGATGGGAGTACGGACGGCGCATCATTCAGGGCGCGAAGGACGCGGGTGCGGAGTTCCACTACGATACGGTCGTCCAAGACGTGACGCAGAACGACGACGGACGCGTCACGGGCGTTCGAGCCATCCACAAGGGCGACGTCGTGGAGTACGAATCCGACCTGCTCATCGACGCCGCGGGGGCGCTCTCGCTGTTGCAGGACAAGACCGACTTCTCGGGCACCACGTTCGACACCAACGTCACCTACTCGCAGTTCTGTTCGGCCTACCGCGAAATCATCCACGTCGACGAACCGGTCGAGTGGGACGACGCCCTCGTGTTCAAGCCGACCGACCGCGCCGCGGGCTACCTCTGGTACTTCCCGCGCACCAGCACCGAAATCAACGCTGGGCTGGGCTTCCAGATGAACGAAGAGCCGATGGAACTCGTGGACGACCTGAAACACGACCTCCGCAACCGGGCCGAGTTCGACGGAGCGACCGTCGAGGACAAACTCGGCGCGGCGCTTCCGACCCGTCGCCCCTACGATTCGGCCGTCGCGCCCGGCTTCATGGCCGTCGGCGACGCCGCCGGACACGTCAACCCGACCACCGGCGGTGGCATCGCGGGCGCGGCGTACGCGGGCAAGTACGCGGGCGAGCAGGCTATCGAGGCCCTCGAAACCGGCGACGCGAGCGAGCACGCGCTGTGGGAGTACAACCGACGCGTCATGGACCACTTCGGAGCGCGATACGCCGGTCTGGACATCTACAACATCTTCACGACCGCCGTGGACGTGGACGACCTGATGGGGATGCTCGGCGCGCTTCCCGCCGAAAAGCTCTCCGAGGCGCTGTACTCGGGAAGCGCCAACATCGGCCTCCGTCTCAAACTGCAGACGGCGCTCGATGCGCGCGACCACTGGCGACTCGTCTACGATCTCTATAAGACGAAGAAGCTGGCCGACGAGGTTCTCGACCACTACGACCACTACCCGACGGACCCGCGCGGACTCGCCGCGTGGCAGGACGTGCGCGACGACCTGATGGACGAGGTGTACGCGACCACCGGTGCGGCGCCGAAATACTGA
- a CDS encoding DUF7827 domain-containing protein codes for MTLRNALTTLLVVSLLAGPAAAGSAGHAASTTNPAVQSPSLFQSNDANGTVSFNRSIYEVEQGETVTMNVTLEDLDAMTVQLGGGAMDYKLNASVTDGNGDGTVVLVFDTAKAGSGDGSALTTTADADALTVKNETTVDGKLPVNMYGITVYAGTGDSDPTIEYGGLNVKGDATNGSRTTATNTSTTYDESGMTTTTSNDSTTTTDSSGQPGFGVGVSVFALAAVALLARRQ; via the coding sequence ATGACCCTACGAAACGCCCTCACGACCCTATTGGTCGTCTCGCTCCTCGCCGGACCCGCAGCGGCGGGTTCCGCCGGACACGCGGCGAGCACGACCAATCCCGCTGTACAGTCCCCCTCGCTCTTCCAGTCGAACGATGCGAACGGTACGGTCTCGTTCAATCGTTCCATCTACGAGGTCGAGCAGGGTGAGACGGTTACGATGAACGTCACGCTGGAGGACTTGGACGCCATGACCGTCCAACTCGGCGGCGGCGCGATGGACTACAAACTCAATGCGAGCGTCACCGACGGCAACGGCGACGGTACCGTCGTCCTCGTTTTCGACACCGCGAAAGCGGGGAGCGGCGACGGGTCGGCCCTGACGACGACGGCCGACGCGGACGCGCTCACCGTCAAAAACGAGACGACGGTCGACGGCAAACTCCCCGTGAACATGTACGGAATCACCGTCTACGCCGGTACCGGGGACAGCGATCCCACCATCGAATACGGCGGTCTCAACGTCAAAGGGGATGCGACGAACGGGTCGCGGACGACCGCGACGAACACCTCGACGACGTACGATGAATCCGGGATGACGACCACCACGTCGAACGACTCCACGACGACCACCGACAGCAGCGGTCAACCCGGCTTCGGCGTCGGCGTCTCTGTCTTCGCGCTCGCGGCGGTCGCGTTGCTCGCACGGCGGCAATAG